Proteins encoded by one window of Fusarium graminearum PH-1 chromosome 1, whole genome shotgun sequence:
- a CDS encoding C-1-tetrahydrofolate synthase, with amino-acid sequence MVATKLDGNAIAKSIREKLCAEVNEKQKINPRFKPCLKIIQVGDRSDSSTYVRMKLKAAAEAGIDSQLLHYPESISEAELLDHIRQHNNDPAVHGILVQLPLPKHISEYTVTSFVADEKDVDGFGTKNIGELAKRGGKPLFIPCTPKGCMILLKESGIDLKGKNAVVLGRSDIVGSPVSYLLRNADATVTVVHSKTQNIEQHVRNADVLVAAIGQPLFVPGSWIKPGAVVIDVGTNFLPDATKKSGHRLVGDVDYASAVEVASAITPVPGGVGPMTVAMLMQNVVDATTWYFESQKLRKTIPLPLKLEDPVPSDIAVSRAQTPKDITRIAAEIGIAPHELEPYGAYKAKVDLGLMQRLEHRRNGRYVVVTGITPTPLGEGKSTTTMGLAQALGAHVGRMTFANVRQPSQGPTFGIKGGAAGGGYSQVIPMDEFNMHLTGDIHAIGAANNLLAAAIETRIFHENTQKDGPLYKRLVPVKNGARKFAPVMFRRLKKLGIDKTNPDELTEDEIHRFARLDIDPETITWRRVLDVNDRHLRGITVGAAPTEKGQTRETGFDITVASECMAILALSNNLAEMRERLGSMVVATSRGGDPVTADDLGAGGALTALMKDAIKPNLMQTLEGTPVFVHAGPFANISIGQSSILADKLALKLAGTEADEDHQKKAGFVVTEAGFDFTMGGERFFNIKCRTSGLVPDVVVIVATVRALKVHGGAPPIAPGAALSPVYKEENVDILRAGCVNLKKQIANAKSFGIPVVVAINKFATDTDAEIAVIREEAVSAGAENAILSNHWAEGGKGAVDLAHGVIAAAEKPKDLKFTYNLEGTVQERLEAIGKQMYGAEKVELSELAQKKVDTYTRQGFGHLPICVAKTQYSLSHDPDLKGAPTGFTVPIRDVRLAAGAGYFYALAADIQTIPGLPTAPGYLNVDVNVETGEIEGLF; translated from the exons ATGGTTGCTACAAAGCTCGATGGCAATGCCATTGCCAAGTCGATCAGAGAGAAGCTCTGTGCCGAAGTGAATGAGAAACAGAAGATTAACCCCAGATTCAAGCCTtgcctcaagatcatccaag TCGGTGATCGCTCAGACTCTT CTACTTATGTTCGcatgaagctcaaggctgccgctgAG GCTGGCATTGACAGCCAATTGCTGCACTATCCTGAATCTATCTCCGAGGCAGAGCTCCTTGACCATATTCGTCAGCACAACAACGACCCTGCTGTCCATGGTATCTTGGTTCAATTGCCTCTCCCCAAGCACATTTCTGAGTATACCGTTACATCTTTTGTGGCAGacgagaaggatgtcgaCGGCTTCGGCACCAAAAACATTGGAGAGCTCGCCAAGAGGGGTGGCAAGCCTCTTTTCATTCCTTGCACACCCAAGGGTTGCATgatccttctcaaggagTCTGGTATTGACCTGAAGGGCAAGAATGCCGTTGTCCTCGGAAGAAGTGACATTGTCGGTAGCCCCGTCAGTTATCTCTTGCGAAATGCCGACGCCACTGTTACCGTCGTGCACTCCAAGACACAGAACATTGAGCAGCATGTCCGAAACGCAGATGTTCTCGTCGCCGCTATTGGCCAGCCTCTCTTTGTTCCGGGCAGCTGGATCAAGCCTGGAGCCGTTGTCATCGATGTCGGAACTAACTTCCTTCCCGATGCGACCAAGAAGTCTGGCCACCGACTTGTTGGCGATGTGGACTACGCCTCTGCAGTTGAGGTTGCTTCCGCCATCACCCCTGTTCCTGGCGGTGTCGGACCCATGACTGTTGCCATGTTGATGCAGAACGTTGTCGATGCTACGACTTGGTACTTTGAGTCTCAGAAGCTTCGCAAGACCATTCCCCTACCTCTGAAGCTGGAGGACCCCGTCCCTTCAGATATCGCCGTGTCGCGAGCTCAAACACCCAAGGATATCACACGAATTGCTGCCGAGATTGGCATTGCACCCCACGAGCTGGAACCTTACGGCGCatacaaggccaaggttgacCTTGGTCTCATGCAGCGACTGGAGCACCGAAGAAACGGTCGTTATGTCGTTGTCACTGGTATCACTCCCACTCCTCTTGGTGAGGGCAAGTCCACAACAACCATGGGTTTGGCTCAGGCCTTGGGAGCTCATGTCGGACGCATGACGTTTGCCAATGTACGACAACCTAGCCAGGGCCCTACCTTTGGTATCAAGGGAGGTGCTGCCGGAGGAGGCTACAGTCAGGTCATCCCTATGGACGAATTCAACATGCATTTGACTGGCGATATCCACGCCATTGGTGCCGCCAACAACCTGCTAGCGGCTGCTATCGAGACCCGTATCTTCCACGAGAACACCCAGAAAGACGGCCCCTTGTACAAGCGACTAGTCCCCGTCAAGAATGGTGCGAGGAAGTTTGCTCCTGTCATGTTCCGTCGTTTGAAGAAGCTCGGAatcgacaagaccaaccCCGACGAGTTGACAGAAGACGAGATTCACCGATTCGCTCGACTGGATATTGACCCCGAGACCATCACTTGGAGGCGAGTTCTCGACGTGAATGACCGTCACCTGCGAGGCATCACAGTGGGTGCCGCCCCCACTGAGAAGGGACAGACGCGAGAGACCGGATTCGACATCACTGTTGCTAGTGAGTGTATGGCTATCCTCGctctcagcaacaacctaGCTGAGATGCGTGAGCGTCTGGGGTCGATGGTCGTAGCCACATCACGAGGTGGTGACCCTGTTACAGCTGACGACCTTGGTGCTGGCGGTGCCCTCACTGCTCTCATGAAGGATGCTATCAAGCCTAACCTCATGCAGACCCTCGAGGGCACTCCCGTCTTTGTCCATGCTGGCCCCTTTGCCAATATTAGCATCGGACAGAGCTCTATTCTtgctgacaagcttgcaCTGAAGCTTGCCGGTACCGAAGCTGATGAAGACCATCAAAAAAAGGCCGGATTTGTCGTCACTGAGGCTGGCTTTGACTTCACCATGGGAGGTGAGCgattcttcaacatcaagtgCCGTACCTCTGGACTCGTTCCAGACGTCGTTGTCATCGTTGCCACAGTCCGAGCTCTCAAGGTCCACGGAGGTGCCCCCCCTATCGCCCCTGGTGCTGCCCTCAGCCCTGTTTACAAGGAAGAGAACGTCGATATCCTACGTGCTGGCTGCGTGaacctcaagaagcaaattgccaatgccaagtcaTTCGGTATTCCTGTCGTCGTTGCAATCAACAAGTTTGCGACCGACACAGATGCTGAGATTGCTGTCATCCGCGAGGAGGCTGTCTCGGCCGGTGCTGAGAATGCCATCCTGTCTAACCACTGGGCCGAGGGTGGTAAGGGTGCCGTCGATCTGGCCCACGGTGTCATTGCGGCAGctgagaagcccaaggacCTCAAGTTCACCTACAACCTCGAAGGAACCGTCCAAGAGCGTCTCGAGGCTATCGGAAAGCAGATGTATGGTGCCGAGAAGGTCGAGCTCAGCGAGCTTGCTCAGAAAAAGGTTGACACCTACACTCGCCAAGGATTTGGTCACCTGCCTATTTGTGTGGCTAAGACACAATACTCTCTTTCTCACGATCCCGACCTGAAGGGTGCTCCTACTGGCTTCACGGTTCCCATTCGAGATGTCCGACTGGCTGCTGGAGCAGGATACTT CTACgcccttgctgctgatatcCAAACAATCCCAGGTCTGCCAACAGCACCTGGTTATCTCAACGTTGATGTCAACGTGGAGACAGGCGAGATTGAGGGTCTGTTTTAA
- a CDS encoding eukaryotic translation initiation factor 3 39 kDa subunit: MRPILLAGHERALTQIKFNKDGDLIFSVAKDQQICAWFSHNGERLGTYHGHVGAIWTVDVNPTSTMIASGSADNTIRLWEVKSGRLIKTWEFPTAVKRVEFNEDGTKLLGVTEKRMGYLSNIVVIDINPDLNAEQNDEKSLTIVCDESKATVAGWSALSKYIIAGHEDGSVSRYDAKTGDLLDNVPVHELNQPIVDLQWSPDRTYFITACKDKTSKLISARDLEVLKTYVADTPLNSATITPKKDFVILGGGQAAMDVTRTSARQGKFEARFYHKIFEDEIGRVRGHFGPLNTVAADPTGKSYASGGEDGYVRVHHFDKGYFDFNYEVERERINRMQ, translated from the exons ATGAGGcccattcttcttgccgGGCACGAGCGTGCGCTCACCCAAATTAA GTTCAACAAAGATGgcgatctcatcttctccgTCGCAAAGGACCAGCAGATCTGCGCCTGGTTCTCTCACAACGGCGAGCGTCTTGGAACCTACCACGGCCACGTCGGTGCCATCTGGACTGTCGATGTCAACCCCACCTCAACCATGATCGCCTCCGGTTCTGCCGACAACACTATCCGTCTCTGGGAGGTCAAGTCCGGCCGCCTCATCAAGACCTGGGAGTTCCCCACCGCCGTCAAGCGAGTCGAATTCAACGAAGATGGAACCAAGCTACTGGGAGTTACTGAGAAGCGAATGGGTTACCTTTCCAACATTGTTgtcatcgacatcaaccCCGACCTCAACGCCGAGCagaacgacgagaagagcCTCACCATCGTTTGCGACGAGAGCAAGGCCACCGTTGCCGGCTGGAGCGCCCTCAGCAAATACATCATCGCTGGCCACGAGGATGGCAGCGTAAGCCGATATGACGCCAAGACTGGCGACTTGCTCGACAACGTCCCCGTTCACGAGCTCAACCAGCCTATCGTCGATCTCCAGTGGTCTCCCGACCGCACCTACTTTATCACCGCTTGCAAGGACAAGACTTCCAAG CTCATCTCTGCCCGTGACCTGGAGGTCCTCAAGACTTACGTCGCCGACACACCCCTCAACAGTGCCACCATCACCCCCAAGAAGGACTTTGTCATCCTCGGTGGTGGTCAAGCCGCCATGGATGTCACCCGAACCTCTGCCCGACAGGGTAAGTTCGAGGCCCGTTTCTACCACAAGATTTTCGAAGACGAGATCGGCCGTGTGCGAGGTCACTTCGGTCCCCTCAACACTGTCGCCGCCGACCCCACAGGCAAGAGCTACGCCAGCGGCGGAGAGGACGGATACGTGCGAGTTCACCACTTCGACAAGGGCTACTTCGACTTCAACTACGAGGTCGAGAGGGAACGAATCAACCGAATGCAGTAG
- a CDS encoding ISWI chromatin remodeling complex ATPase ISW1, whose amino-acid sequence MAPRSRANAVDTDASMSDAQEHRQAEDMEVDETPDYTDTENPSTTASSVAGEPTGDGRRRRTEVNQLRRSIFGKKHDRLGESKEDDTIRRFRYLLGLTDLFRHFIETNPDPKIRDIMTEIDRQNAEAARAKKGAGRQGGATSERRRRTEAEEDAELLKDEKQGGSAETVFRESPSFVHGLMRDYQIAGLNWLISLHENGISGILADEMGLGKTLQTISFLGYLRHILDITGPHLVIVPKSTLDNWKREFAKWTPEVDVLVLQGAKDERQALINDRLVDEKFDVCITSYEMVLREKSHLKKFAWEYIIIDEAHRIKNEESSLSQVIRLFDSRNRLLITGTPLQNNLHELWALLNFLLPDVFGDSEAFDQWFSGQDRDQDTVVQQLHRVLRPFLLRRVKSDVEKSLLPKKEVNVYLGMSEMQVKWYQKILEKDIDAVNGAGGKRESKTRLLNIVMQLRKCCNHPYLFEGAEPGPPYTTDEHLVYNAGKMAVLDKLLKRLQKQGSRVLIFSQMSRLLDILEDYCVFREYKYCRIDGGTAHEDRIAAIDEYNKPGSEKFVFLLTTRAGGLGINLTTADIVVLYDSDWNPQADLQAMDRAHRIGQTKQVVVYRFVTENAIEEKVLERAAQKLRLDQLVIQQGRAQQAAKAAANKDELLSMIQHGAEKVFQSKGATGTMGSKDGEVDDDDIDAILARGEDRTKELNAKYEKLGIDDLQKFTSESAYEWNGENFANTKKNINTTWINPAKRERKEQSYSMDKYFRQTMYPNPKADAKPKAPRAPKQVPVHDYQFYPPRLRDLQDRETAYYRKEIGYKVPLADGEEDTLEEREAERALDQQEIDNATPLTEEEREEKETLSLQGFGDWNKRDFQQFVNGSGKYGRHEYEGISQEIDSKSPPEIKAYAKVFWQRYTEIADYPKYIKTIEDGEERTRRIEHHQKLLKKKMGQYRVPLQQLKINYSVSTTNKKVYTEEEDRFLLVLLDRYGIDSEGLYEKMRDDIRESPLFRFDWFFLSRTPIELSRRCTTLITTIVKEFEDVPARNGVNGKSKREPDDENDEDSILGMAPAKKKAKNEVKNKALDNVKSVKSSKNSSATPSRASSVASTASAGGSAKSKKGRKK is encoded by the exons ATGGCTCCTCGCTCTCGAGCCAACGCCGTTGATACTGACGCGTCCATGTCCGACGCGCAGGAACACCGCCAGGCGGAGGATATG GAAGTTGACGAGACACCCGATTACACCGATACCGAGAACCCCAGCACCACTGCTAGCAGTGTCGCCGGAGAGCCTACCGGAGATGGGCGAAGGCGCCGTACAGAAGTCAACCAACTCCGTCGAAGCAtttttggaaagaagcaCGATCGACTGGGCGAATCCAAG GAAGATGACACAATCCGAAGATTTCGCTATCTGCTCGGTCTCACCGATCTATTCCGTCATTTCATTGAGACGAACCCAGACCCCAAAATCCGCGACATCATGACCGAAATCGACCGACAGAATGCCGAAGCAGCCCGTGCGAAGAAGGGTGCCGGAAGACAAGGAGGTGCCACGAGCGAACGACGTCGACGTacagaagctgaagaagatgctgaaTTGCTgaaagatgagaaacagGGGGGTTCTGCTGAGACGGTGTTCCGCGAATCCCCTTCGTTCGTTCATGGTCTCATGCGAGACTACCAGATTGCTGGACTCAATTGGCTCATCTCATTACACGAGAACGGTATTTCTGGCATCCTCGCGGACGAAATGGGTCTCGGCAAGACCCTGCAAACAATATCTTTTCTCGGTTACCTACGCCACATCCTAGACATCACCGGACCACACCTGGTTATCGTCCCAAAATCTACATTGGACAACTGGAAGCGCGAGTTTGCCAAGTGGACACCTGAGGTGGACGTTTTGGTACTACAAGGtgccaaagatgagagaCAAGCCCTTATCAACGATCGACTCGTCGATGAGAAATTCGATGTTTGCATCACGAGTTACGAGATGGTACTCCGAGAGAAGTCGCACTTGAAGAAATTTGCCTGGGAGTACATCATTATTGATGAG GCGCATCGTATCAAGAACGAAGAATCATCACTTTCGCAGGTTATTCGACTGTTCGATTCACGAAACCGACTGCTCATTACTGGTACACCTCTGCAGAACAACCTGCACGAACTCTGGGCTCTCCTCAACTTCTTACTTCCCGATGTTTTTGGTGACTCGGAGGCTTTCGACCAGTGGTTTTCTGGTCAAGACCGTGATCAAGATACAGTCgttcaacaacttcacaGAGTTCTCCGTCCTTTCTTATTGCGTCGTGTGAAGAGCGACGTGGAGAAGAGCTTGCTGCCCAAGAAGGAAGTCAACGTCTATTTGGGTATGTCGGAAATGCAGGTCAAGTGGTATCAAAAGATTTTGGAAAAGGACATCGACGCTGTCAACGGCGCAGGCGGCAAGCGTGAGTCCAAGACTCGACTGCTCAACATTGTCATGCAGCTTCGAAAGTGCTGCAACCATCCTTATCTGTTCGAAGGTGCCGAGCCAGGCCCTCCTTACACCACCGACGAGCATCTTGTTTACAATGCAGGTAAAATGGCTGTACTCGACAAACTGCTTAAGAGACTCCAGAAGCAGGGCAGCCGTgttctcatcttctcccagATGAGTCGATTGCTGGACATCCTTGAAGATTACTGCGTTTTCCGAGAGTACAAGTACTGCCGAATTGATGGTGGAACCGCCCACGAGGACCGAATCGCTGCTATTGATGAGTACAATAAGCCTGGGTCGGAGAAGTTCGTCTTTCTCCTTACAACACGTGCTGGTGGTCTGGGCATCAACCTGACAACTGCCGACATCGTTGTTCTGTATGATAGTGATTGGAACCCTCAGGCCGATTTGCAGGCCATGGATCGAGCCCATCGTATCGGCCAGACCAAACAAGTTGTTGTGTATAGATTTGTCACGGAAAATGCTATCGAAGAAAAGGTTTTGGAAAGAGCCGCTCAAAAGCTACGACTTGATCAGCTGGTCATTCAGCAAGGTCGCGCACAACAAGCCGCCAAGGCCGCAGCGAACAAGGACGAGCTTCTGTCTATGATTCAGCATGGCGCCGAAAAGGTCTTCCAGTCCAAGGGCGCTACAGGTACCATGGGGTCCAAGGATGGGGAggtcgacgatgatgacatcgaCGCGATCCTTGCCAGAGGTGAAGACCGAACCAAGGAGCTCAATGCCAAGTATGAGAAGCTAGGAATTGATGACCTCCAAAAGTTCACCTCGGAGTCTGCCTACGAATGGAACGGCGAAAACTTTGCCAACACGAAGAAGAATATTAACACGACTTGGATCAACCCAGCCAAGCGAGAACGAAAAGAACAGTCGTACTCGATGGACAAATACTTCCGACAGACCATGTATCCCAATCCCAAGGCGGACGCGAAGCCCAAGGCACCTCGAGCACCTAAGCAGGTTCCTGTACACGACTACCAGTTCTACCCGCCTCGTCTTCGTGATCTTCAAGATAGGGAAACCGCCTACTACCGCAAGGAAATTGGCTACAAGGTTCCTCTCGCtgacggcgaagaagacACTCTTGAAGAGCGAGAGGCCGAGAGAGCCCTTGACCAACAGGAGATCGATAATGCCACACCGttgactgaggaggagagagaagagaaagagacgCTTTCGCTACAAGGTTTTGGGGACTGGAACAAGCGAGACTTTCAACAATTTGTCAACGGATCTGGCAAATATGGGCGACACGAATACGAGGGCATCTCCCAGGAGATCGACAGCAAGTCACCTCCTGAAATCAAGGCTTATGCCAAGGTCTTCTGGCAAAGGTACACTGAAATTGCCGACTATCCCAAGTacatcaagaccattgaagatggcgaggagcGCACGCGCCGCATCGAGCATCACCAGAAGCTATtaaagaagaaaatgggGCAGTACCGAGTTCCTCTGCAGCAGCTCAAGATCAACTACTCTGTTTCCACTACCAACAAAAAGGTGTAcaccgaagaggaggaccGATTCTTACTGGTTCTGCTCGATCGCTATGGTATTGACTCGGAGGGTCTCTACGAAAAGATGCGAGATGATATCAGAGAATCGCCTCTCTTCCGATTTGACTGGTTCTTCCTCAGCCGAACGCCTATTGAGCTGTCGCGTCGTTGCACTACCTTGATCACTACAATTGTTAaagagtttgaggatgttcCTGCTCGTAATGGAGTTAACGGAAAATCTAAGCGAGAGCCTGACGATGAGAACGATGAGGACAGTATTCTTGGAATGGcaccagcaaagaagaaagcgaAGAACGAGGTCAAG AACAAGGCGCTTGACAATGTCAAATCTGTCAAATCTAGCAAGAACAGCTCTGCAACTCCGTCCAGAGCATCCAGTGTTGCGTCTACCGCATCTGCGGGTGGTtctgccaagagcaagaagggTAGAAAGAAGTGA
- a CDS encoding polyadenylate-binding protein 2 — protein sequence MSDSGIQDGKPMVENQHEIDHDREHDEEQEQGTEMSATEEEEITAMKRRVAEMEEEAKKLREMQATLEQQSAELADDKESIDARSIFVGNVDYSASPEDIQGHFQSCGSINRVTILLDKFTGQPKGYAYVEFTEPSLVAQALVLNESMFKGRSIKVTPKRTNVPGMSRGRGRGGFRGGRGSFQGRGGFPRGGGYRGGYRGRGRGFAPY from the exons ATGTCGGACTCGGGGATACAAGACGGCAAGCCTATGGTTGAAAACCAGCACGAGATTGATCATGACCGCGAGCATGATGAGGAGCAGGAACAAGGAACTGAGATGTCAGCGACCGAGGAG GAAGAAATCACTGCCATGAAGCGCCGTGTggcagagatggaagaggaggctAAGAAGCTCCGCGAGATGCAGGCGACCTTGGAGCAGCAGTCTGCGGAGCTTGCAGATGACAAGGAGTCAATCGATGCGCGCAGCATCTTTGTCGGCAATGTCGACTACTCCGCCTCCCCTGAGGATATTCAGGGTCATTTCCAGAGCTGTGGTTCCATCAACCGGGTCACCATCCTGCTTGATAAGTTTACTGGGCAACCAAAGGG CTATGCCTACGTCGAGTTCACCGAGCCCAGCCTAGTCGCGCAAGCTCTCGTTCTCAACGAGAGCATGTTCAAGGGTCGCAGCATCAAGGTTACCCCAAAGCGCACCAATGTTCCCGGCATGAGCCGTGGTCGTGGTCGCGGCGGATTCCGCGGTGGCCGAGGCAGCTTCCAGGGTCGAGGCGGCTTCCCTAGAGGAGGTGGTTATCGTGGTGGCTACCGCGGTCGTGGACGAGGCTTTGCCCCCTACTAG
- a CDS encoding E3 ubiquitin-protein ligase pub1, whose protein sequence is MTSRTDSNRPNLRVTIIAADGLYKRDVFRFPDPFAVATINGEQTKTTTVSKRTLNPYWNESFDFRTNEDGILAVQVFDQKKFKKKDQGFLGVINIRVGDVIPELSADADDQMLTRDLKKSTDNLVVHGKLIINLSCNLSAPARGGQTSTARPSLGTGPSNASNLSAPPPENRPGSSMSGPNGAGGSQVNLAHRPSSINSVGGASATGPNASGPTRQANQLSPFEDAQGRLPAGWERREDNLGRTYYVDHNTRTTSWNRPTATGAQEQRNDREAATQVERQRHQNRTLPEERTGSNSPTMHAQQPQPAASPATNGGAVMHTGATSPGTGELPPGWEQRWTPEGRPYFVDHNTRTTTWVDPRRQQYIRMYGGQNNANGQIQQQPVSQLGPLPSGWEMRLTNTARVYFVDHNTKTTTWDDPRLPSSLDQNVPQYKRDFRRKLIYFRSQPAMRILSGQCHIKVRRSHIFEDSFAEITRQSATDLKKRLMIKFDGEDGLDYGGLSREFFFLLSHEMFNPFYCLFEYSAHDNYTLQINPHSGINPEHLNYFKFIGRVVGLAIFHRRFLDAFFIGALYKMMLGKAVALADMEGVDADFHRSLQWMLDNDISGGILEQTFSTEDERFGVLTTEDLIPGGRDIEVTNENKKEYVDLMVKWRIEKRIAEQFQAFKEGFQELIPQDLINVFDERELELLIGGIAEIDVDDWKKHTDYRGYTESDEVVQNFWATVRSWDGEQKSRLLQFTTGTSRIPVNGFKDLQGSDGPRRFTIEKAGEITNLPKAHTCFNRLDLPPYKSLEMLQQKLTIAVEETMGFGQE, encoded by the exons ATGACCAGTCGCACCGATTCCAA CAGGCCTAACCTTCGGGTTACCA TTATCGCAGCCGACGGCCTATATAAGAGGGATGTTTTCC GCTTCCCCGACCCTTTTGCTGTTGCGACCATAAATGGCGAGCAAACCAAAACAACGACCGTCAGCAAAAGAACTCTAAACCCGTACTGGAACGAGAGCTTTGACTT CCGCACCAATGAAGATGGCATCCTTGCAGTACAGGTTTTTGATCAAAAGAAGTTCAAAAAGAAGGACCAGGGATTCTTGGGAGTTATCAACATTCGCGTTGGAGATGTCATACCTGAGCTCAGTGCAGACGCCGATG ACCAGATGCTCACACGAGACCTGAAGAAATCAACCGATAACCTAGTCGTCCACGGAAAGCTTATTATTAACCTCTCTTGCAACCTCAGTGCACCAGCCCGCGGCGGCCAGACATCAACAGCTCGACCATCTTTGGGGACCGGCCCTTCGAACGCATCCAACCTCTCCGCCCCACCACCAGAGAACCGACCGGGATCTTCAATGTCAGGACCAAACGGCGCTGGTGGTTCGCAGGTCAATTTGGCACATCGCCCGTCCAGCATTAACTCTGTTGGCGGTGCTAGCGCCACCGGACCAAACGCATCTGGACCGACTCGCCAAGCTAATCAGCTCAGCCCATTCgaagatgctcaaggacGTCTACCTGCCGGCTGGGAACGTCGCGAGGACAACCTTGGTCGCACCTATTATGTCGATCACAACACCCGAACAACGAGCTGGAATCGACCCACTGCAACTGGCGCCCAGGAACAGCGGAACGACAGAGAGGCAGCTACCCAGGTCGAGCGACAGAGACATCAGAACCGTACTTTGCCCGAGGAGCGAACTGGTTCCAACTCGCCAACGATGCACGCGCAGCAGCCGCAACCAGCGGCATCACCAGCAACTAACGGCGGTGCGGTGATGCACACTGGAGCAACAAGCCCCGGCACAGGAGAACTGCCTCCAGGGTGGGAGCAGCGATGGACACCCGAAGGCCGACCCTACTTTGTTGACCATAACACGAGAACAACCACCTGGGTTGACCCACGTCGCCAGCAGTACATCCGTATGTATGGCGGCCAGAACAATGCCAATGGCCAAattcagcagcagcctgtGTCACAGCTTGGTCCTCTACCTAGTGGTTGGGAAATGCGACTGACCAACACTGCTCGCGTCTACTTTGTTGATcacaataccaagaccaccacATGGGACGATCCTCGACTACCCTCATCCCTGGATCAGAACGTTCCTCAGTACAAGCGAGACTTCAGGCGAAAGCTCATCTACTTCCGCTCACAGCCAGCAATGCGAATCCTTAGTGGTCAGTGTCATATCAAGGTTCGACGTTCTCACATTTTCGAGGACTCGTTCGCCGAGATTACACGCCAGTCAGcaacagacttgaagaaaCGACTGATGATTAAGTTTGATGGTGAAGACGGTCTGGATTATGGTGGTCTCTCTCGAgaattcttcttcctcctttcACACGAAATGTTCAACCCCTTTTACTGCCTTTTCGAATACTCCGCCCATGATAATTACACCCTTCAGATTAACCCCCACTCCGGTATTAACCCGGAGCATCTCAACTACTTCAAGTTTATTGGCCGCGTTGTCGGACTGGCCATCTTCCACCGACGCTTTTTGGACGCCTTCTTTATCGGTGCTCTATACAAGATGATGCTTGGCAAGGCAGTAGCCTTGGCAGACATGGAGGGTGTGGACGCAGACTTCCACCGATCGTTACAGTGGATGCTGGATAACGATATTTCCGGAGGTATTTTGGAGCAGACTTTCTCGACTGAAGATGAAAGGTTCGGAGTCCTCACAACTGAGGATCTCATTCCTGGCGGTCGCGACATCGAAGTCAccaacgagaacaagaaggaataTGTTGATCTCATGGTCAAATGGCGCATCGAGAAACGTATTGCTGAGCAGTTCCAAGCTTTTAAGGAAGGTTTCCAAGAGCTCATTCCCCAGGATCTCATCAACGTCTTCGATGAACGTGAGCTCGAGCTCCTTATCGGAGGTATCGCTGAGATCGATGTCGACGACTGGAAGAAGCACACCGATTACCGAGGATATACTGAATCCGACGAGGTCGTGCAGAACTTCTGGGCGACAGTACGATCCTGGGATGGCGAGCAGAAGTCACGACTGTTGCAGTTCACTACTGGAACTTCTCGAATTCCCGTCAACGGATTCAAAGATCTCCAGGGCAGTGATGGCCCTAGACGATTTACCATTGAAAAGGCGGGAGAAATCACTAATTTGCCAAAGGCACACACTTG TTTCAACCGACTCGATTTGCCACCTTATAAGAGCCTAGAGATGCTTCAGCAGAAGCTTACGATTGCCGTCGAAGAGACTATGGGTTTCGGTCAAGAGTAG